CATTGACCATGATGCGTGTGGTGCCCATCGGATCGAACCGAGCGAGGAACTCCGAAGGTGGCCAGTGGTAGAGGGCACAGCAAACATGCACACGATGCGCGAGCGAAGCAGGACATGAATCACGTAATGCTGCGCTTCGCGCGAAACTTTTCTCGGCCGTGTGTGCGTCGTGTGCCGTCGGCTGCGAATCAACAGGTTATAACAATTATATAAAGATTGACCCAGATCCGGCGTGAAAATATGCTGACGGGTTGAGCTGCGGAGGGGGGCTTTGCACCCCTCTACCACGCCACACCACGACCGTTCACGATCGCGTCACGCTTCACGCGACACGACGCACCGCGccacgaagcgaagcgagcgcGTACTGGAGATGAGTAGTGAGCCGCACTCACCACGGTGTGCCTCCGTGGAGCCAACTCACTGCTCACTGTGCGCGGCAGTGAAAGAAGAAAGCCCCAATAATGGGGACCGCGGATGAAAGAGAAACTATTAACGAAGAGCCCGAGGGGGGCGCCACATCATCGCGATCAGCCGCGATCAGCGAGATAACCTTGAAAAGGAAAGAGGCCATTTCTTCGGCCCCGTTATGAGTCGGCCTCCagagccggtggtggtgtttttgCGCAAACCTGTTTTTGCGCGAAATACACCGCCACgctgacgatggcgacggcgatcCCGGGCCTGAGGGCCGTGCCAGCAGCGTCTTGAAGTGTCATGgggatgttttgttttgttggcctCGCGTAGCGCAGCGATTGAGTGGTTAGGACCGGGAAGGGTGTTATCGTGTCAGAAGAGCACTTCACTCCACGCTGACGTCTTGGACATGTCTGGACAGGACTTAACAGGTTTGCAACGGATCATACACCTAGTGGAGGCAATCGGAAATCATATTTCACAGAATGTTTTAGACCTACTAAATGGGAAATAATTGCATAAAATTCATGCATCAAACCGCCatcattcaaattcaaacatcGTAGACTTGACTTGACATTGGCCTCAATTTATTCCCGACAAATTAtggcttgttttttttatctccgACAAATCGGTTCTATTTTCAATCTAATTAATGAATAGTAAAACTTTGATATTGTGTAAGGTAAAAgattttcaattcaaataaatactGCGAATGCTGAGAAAAATTATCTTTCGAAGTGGCATCACCAAAAAGAAtaatctttattttattttagagCGTGATTTTTGGACGAATATGTGTTCTGTTGAAGTCTTTTTCGGGTGAAGGGAATGTACTTATATGATCGTATTATATTAACCACTTTCTTATGAGTGGTTAAAAAGTAATCACTCGTGTTTCCAACTTTAGTGTAATCACAACCAACAATTGATTGTAATCACTTCAAAGACAAATTTTAGTTCCTGACAATACCGTGAAAGGAAAGCCACACGGCAAAAATCTTATCTAAACATAAAAtctttacattttcaattttttgtcaTTGTAATTCGTTGGCACTTGACCCTGATTGCGATAAGTAGGACGATGGAGAACTAAACTACCCAGCGGAACATAGCTCCACGCTTGTTTTGGTCTACGTTCCGGCATATTACGCCAACGAGCTCAGATAAGTTACTCCCCGTTCcctaaataataaattattacatcACATCACATTGTATAACGGGCTTCGTTAGAGGCGATTAGATTTGTTGATACGAAAGCGAAACTACAGACAAAACGCGTGCCTCACGCAATGCAGTTGCAGCTCCAGAGCGACACTAGACGACGTTTATCTTCGGGTGGATTGTTTCAACGGTAAGATAAGGGCAGCATAAGAACTGGAACACCGGAATGAGCCGGTACAACAACGGTGACTCGATCTTAGTACCTGGAATCCGGCGTGAATCCCCCCACGTCACGGCCAGATACGCCCGTCCCGGTTTCCCGGAACGTGTTCATTTCCTTCCGGTGGGTCCGCTTCCTAGCCGTAGTACCGGAATTTGGGAGCGCTTAAAGGGTTTGATAAATTAGCCCGGTGAGGCGAGCCGCGACGTCCGAATCTAATCGCCCGTCGATGACGTTTATGGTTCCGGTGATAAGGTCTCGTGGCTCGACATGCCACGAGGTGTAAGTCATGCCGTGATAAGCCGCTGATTACGTATTGTTTTAGCACGGCTCGGTCTGAGTCACTTGTTTTTCGGTCATGACGTATCGATGACGGGACACGGTCCCGCTGTATCTAATCGGTCCAGCGGGTTTAACAACAACCCCACTCACGGCCCCCTCAACCCCATCCCGGCGGTTCGAAGGCAATCGATCAAGctggtggccgctggctggcgatttatgctttttttttcggcgtatcatcgtcgtcgcgcgCGTAATTGATTCGAGCGATAAAACCTGAGGTCACCCTTAGTTTGCCGCAAGCTCAAACTGACCTACCGACTGGCCATCGGgcacaaatatttgcccagcccagcgagGCGCGAACCTCTGCCGGACgcagcccggtgcccggtgagGTCCGGTTATCAGGTCCGAGATCCTGCCAAGTGTCAAGCTCCGAGGCGCGACCTGTTTTGCCGCGCAGGACAGGTATGtccgtgcgcgcgtgtgtgcgagtgtgtcacccaaaccaaacactcCGCGACGGGCCCCAACAACAATCGGTTCCATTTTGTGGACCGCCAATTTGatcaatgaaaaaaaaaatgggccacccAAAGGTGTGATAGGTGTGATCGTGATAAGCAATCACTGTTTAAATTAAGGTGACCAACGACGGAGCGAAAGGAGGAtgattttaatgtttcccGCGTGCACTTTATCACCGTCATGCGAATCGAAGTGTTTGCCTTAATCGACCGCTGGTCAGCGTTTCTGGGAATGGCCGAAAGGGTGAGAAAGTTGACCAAGTGGGTAAACACGACGAGCGAACTCTGGCCGGCAGGATGTTAGCGCTGGAAAAAGTACCGCGAAAATGAGGCCACAGGGGTCAAGTATTTACATAAGCATGTAAGCACCAGAACACTGGTGGGaactgggcgcctccatcgcatCATTCTAAGGAGCACGGAACAGAGCGTGGCCACAGAGCGTCTCCCTCTATTGCTAGCACATCATAATCTTTATATCCCTTTTTGGTTATATTTTTgccaccaaaaccaaacactaCAAAGACTCAATTCCGTATTGACAGCGCGGCTTCGATCAGAATCTCGACCGACTCGACCACCGGCCGCGAAAGTGCCGTATCCGCAGTGAAAAGGCGCACTAAAAGCCGATCCGatcctcggcccggcccggcgattATATCACAGGCTCCAGGTGTCCGAAAAGGgttggccccggccccccccGGCAGTGCGAAAGAGAACGCGTGCATCGCACAAAAAGGAGAGGGCGAATGACGATGACGTACAGGTGACCGACGCGCCGATGACTGCCCAAAGCGAGGCAGCGAGAACGAAACGAGGTGTGAGTGGGGtcgcctgtgtatgtgtggggcGTGCAGACAAACCCCGTTATCGGGTAACGGAACGGTGAGTAGCGCGGCTTCGCGCCATTTCCCACCACACGCGAAGCGAGATAAGCTCGGCGGGCGGTGGGGCGAACGAGACAGAGCGGCCGCgagcgtgcgagagagagagagagggccagTACGGGCGTTCGGCGGCCCCCGATGGAGTTGATAGTCGTGTTGCTAAACCGCGGTTGGCTCACTCTCGTTCAGGCAGCGCAACAGatcgcacgcgcgcgcgcacgcccgTCCTAAACTCACGCTCGCATCTCCCCAGTTCGAATCCCCGTGCAGTGAGCGATCcccgtgagagagagagagagagtgacccGTGGTGGTGAGTAGTGGTGAGCAACAGTGAAAAGCGCATCGCCGATCGTGGCTCACCCCGTGCCGTGAGCAGCGTGCCAGTGATCGTGCCCTGGAGCTGCGCTCTCGCGTGGGCCCGTGGGAAAGTGTGaagtgtgagagagagagagagagacagacagagagaaagagagcgagcgaaagaagcGGTTTGTTAATATATAACGCGTTGCATCATAGTCTTAAGACTTCAGTCTTAAGAAAGTCCACCGTCGGCGCACATCTTTCGCGTTCGAATCGAGCTGAAAcggaaagcgagagaaagagagagagagtgaggtgGGGGGAAGAAAAAGGCGAACCAAGCAAGCCGACGACAGACTCACGTCCGCGATTCCCGGGGGTCCTTCAGTGATTTTCGCCGAGTAATCTCCGAGGATGTGTAACGTGTAAACAATGCTGCTGTGACATCGTCGATCGACAAAGCGGCCAAGGacttccgtgttccgtgaaGCTCGTGATCGGATAAACCATGGATCGGTTCCTCTTCTGGATCTACAACGAATGGCGACCAGCAGCGGGGAGTGCAAGATCGTGTCCCGTGTCACAGTGAACAATTGCGAGCAGTGAGAGTGTCTAACCTAGGACTGTGCCGTTTGTTGTGCAATATCAGTACGCCAGAGAAAGTGCAATCCTTCCGGCGGGGGTCTCGGGATCCGCTAGCTattgtggctgtgtgcgtgtcagTGCGTGTCCGTGGGCTCTTTCCGTGGCCAGTGTGAGACCCGCCCAAAAATATGGAATCGCCGCAAATGTACGATACGAATCAAATCCCAGTGCGCAGTGATATCAAGAAGCTAACGATGGCCGCCAACAACAGTGCGAACGGTACGAACGGTACGGCCAACGGGGCGTCACCGACCAGCGCCAACGgggcgaacaacaacaacaacaacaactcgccGACGGCGATTAATCAGAACACGCTGGCactgaagcagcagcagcagcatgggccagcccaacagcaacagcaggtcCAGCAACAGCCCCAGCAAgtcgtgcagcagcaggttcaGCAGCAGGTCCAACAGCAGCTACAACagactcagcagcagcagcagcagcagcaacagcaacagcagcaacttgGGCTGGGACCGCACCAGACCAACGGAACGAATGGGTTGCTGTCGGGCGGGAATCTGCTGTCGAAGCAGATGCTCCAGCAGATCCAGTACTCGCAGAGCGAACTGGATGAGCTGACGTCACAGGAGATCTCGCTCGATCTGCAGCACCTGATCGACGACCAGTTCCGCGACCCGGAAGCGCTCGGCATCTTCACCGAGATGGTGACGGTCGGCAGCACGAACGGGACGATGTCGAACCCGCTCGTCCAGACGGCGGCCGCCAAGGCGCTCCAGCTGCAGCAGGCCCGCCTGTCGCAGCACACCAACGGTTCCAACAGCTACCAGCGATCTCTGGCGTACATGCCGCAGCCCGTCCACACCGGTGCCGCCTACGGGAGCACTTCGAGCGACGAGAACAGTTCGGTCGGGTCGTCGGCCGACTCGGCCAACATCAAGGAGGAACCGCTCGACCCCAACGAGTACCGCCGgcagctgctggccaacgGGGCCGCCGGTGCAGCTTCCGCCGGGGCCCAGTTTATGGGCACCGTCAACGGTTACCAGCTGCCGGGCGGAGCGGGTTCCGGCACCGCGAACGGTGCAGGTCCTGGCGGAGTGGTGGTGAACGGTGGTGGACCGCTGGGTGGGGCGGGTGGCGGGACGACACCCAGCTACGTCACCAATGGGAACGGGAACAGCTTCTCGAACAGCCTGACGCCCGCCACGGTCCTGCACCACCAGGCGCTCCCGCATCTGAGCGGGGCGGCCTCCCAGCACCTGGCGAACCTCACCAAACACAGCAAGCTGATGCCGCACGTCGGGCGCAAGACGCAGCAGAAGGTGGTGGACAAGGGCACGGACGagtaccggcggcggcgcgagCGGAACAACATCGCGGTGCGGAAGTCGCGCGAAAAGGCGAAGGTGCGGTCGCGCGAGGTCGAGGAGAAGGTGAAGGCGCTGCTGAAGGAGAAGGACGTGCTGATCCGGAAGATCGAGGAGAAGAACAACGAGATCACGCTGTACAAGCAGCTCTACATGCACCTGATGAACCACAGCAACCCGGAGATCAACCAGATCTGCCGCAGCGCCCTGAACCTGTCCAACATGAGCGACCACATGTGAGCCAAGGTCCCGGGGATCCCGGGACCACCCAATCCCTGGTACGCGCTATAGAATCAGAGTGTTGCAGCAGGCGAACGCGTCGTCCGCTTCCGGCACGTGTTTCGCGCACGGTTTGCGCTTCGAATGGAACCAAAGACAGAGACGGACTCTCGCGCGAGTGTATAGGTGTTGCGGCGGGCAGTGACTCCGTGAAgtgaacgcacgcacgcacacaggacGAAGGACGCGGGTGATCGTTGTTAGCTAAGGATACGCGCAGAAGGCTGGTAGAAGTTGAAGAAGCGGAGCGGACGCGGAAAACAATACGGCGAACCGGAAGGGGGGAAGCGGGGGGCGGAATCAATCGGAATCGGGGAACAGGCAACTACTACTGTAATCATCTGTGACACACGGAGCGTGAAACAATTTAAGCAACTTAAATACCTGTACATAGCGTCTAAGGTACTGCGTCTCTACTGTTTACGTTATTGTAGtaattattaataatattattgtGGTCGCGGGGCGCTCCCCGGGCTGGGTGGGGCCTCACCTCTCTCCCGACGTCCCGAGAACTGTGCAACTGAGTGAAGGCGGTGGGCGTGTAGCGTACGAAGCAATGGACGGTTTTGTAGCTCCCACTTAAGACCCCCTTCTTCcacatcgaatcgaatcgaaacaaaaccacgGACACGGGACAGCTGCTGATAAGACTTGACTGTTTTCTCCTCTTAATTGACCGCAACGAATTAATCGCCATTCTTCATTCGCTACacatgatttgtttttggttttgattttcgcAAATCTACCCATTCGAATGGCAAGGCTGTCTGCTCCCGCGTGCAGGTTAGGTGTCGAGGAGGAGTGTGCAGGAGATCTAGACCTATAGCTAgtgtgagtgagagagaaaatatatatatatttttgtaTAAAACACTGAACAACACACCTGACCTCTCTTCTTTCCTCTATCACTAACCCAGGTGCCGGTACCTTCAACCTTTTCTTCTGCCCTCTGAGAACTCGGTTTCTTTAGTTACTTTGATTTTTCTGCTCCATTTACCATTCTCTTGACTGTGCATACGGTTTCAATTTCTACTCAATTTCTTTTCACCTTTTTATTGCCGTCTGTTTTTTGCAATTTAACGCACAATCATGGTTCATCATTTTTCTACGAAATTTtactcatttcatttttcttaacttccttccttcgagtCTTTTCTAAttcttgtttcaattttattcaatttttgctTTCTGTTCTTTACCATTTAACGCAGAATCATGCTCCATCATTCTTCTACAAAACTCATTTCATATTTCACATCTTCTTTTCGAGCCTccttttaaatttcttttctattcTTTATACATCTGTATACATTCTTTAGATATTCTATACTTCTTAAATATCTgtgcacatttttcatccttgtttcctttttcttagACTTTCCTATGTGtcttgttttccttctttcgtttcttggcgctctctttttcttatttttaatagtcttttacttttctttcttttcattcctttttctttctcatttcctttttcatttacattttacgTTCATTTTGGTTCATCAATCTTGCCTTTCCATTCATTTGCTGCTTACTTTTCACCTACAATTGCTCTCTTTCACTTAACAAATCATTCTCGCTCGCTAGAAAAGACACCGTTGTGtagcgtttccgttttctaaTCATCTTCACGCACAAAGTTAGCTTGTACCAATTCCAAATGTATGAAGAAATGCTCTGAACGGTGAATTTCTGAACGGAACCAAAAACGGGACCAATCGTGCTGAACGTTCCAGTCCGCAGTGTCACCCGGGCCGACCGATCCATGCGCAGgtcacccaaacacacacagtcTGCGCGGCGTGTGCGATTAGAATTCGAGGTGAATTATTAATGCGCAGCCAAGAGAAGAGGGCGTCGAAAGGAGGGCGCACTTGCGACAGGCGTTGGCCCGGGGCTCGGGGCGCGctcagcgaaagcgaaagcggaaacGACTGCGCTCCACTTGCCAAACTGCGTGGCCTGGCCTGGATCGCCAGCGCGCCCGGGTCCGGCACCGAAGATAAGTTATGAAAATCGACCCGGCCGAACGAGGTTTCCCGGTTTCGAGCGCGCAGCGGCGGCTCCACCGGGTGATCGGGTTCCAAGTCCTACGCAACGCCGTTGACAAAGTTACCATTCTAGCTCGTAAGCTTCACCTTCGCCTAGGGAAAACTCTTCTGCGCACCACCCAAAAAGGTATAAGACCCGCTTAGACAATCTCATTTCCCCAGTTCTCCGGTGTTGCCCCCAGGAACACGGCAcggaatcggtttcggtgAATCGAAATGGGGGTGGTGAGAATTTATGTAAATGTCCCCAAAAAGTTGGAAAACTGTAACGCTTCAGAATCGTCAAATCGATTCGTTAGGTAGGGCGAGCGCTGGAGTTGGCGGAGATAAAATGGAGAAGATGTAACTCTTTAGGTAACTCTCGCAAAAATCCCAATTTAACCCAACGATAGGTCACTCTCCGCGGAAGGTAGTAGCGAAATTGTGTATATCTATATTTGTAACCACTCAtagacaccaacacacccccACGGAACACACATCGTTTCTCAGCTTGTTGATGGCAAACTAGAAGTTTAGCAGTCTTTTGATGGAAATCCTACATAAACCCCTGGGCtgaaataaatgtaataaaatcgatttacacaaaatgttcaaaaaccCTTTCCGAGTCTGGTGTTGGATCGTTTCACTTTGCAGCTCTCCGGCGATGGTGACCGGTGATCTGTTACGCAGTAAGTCTCGGTTGCACCCAACATCGGATCCGCTCCGTCGCTATAattagtgttttgtttttttcctggtTTTTGGGTCCCATCCACAATTCAAGTTCACTGCCTGCACTTACACTATTTATCAAATGGGAACTGGCAGAGTCGCGCTATCATTTTTCAAGTCCACGTTATCGGCGGCCCCTCACGAAAACATGCCCCGCAAATAAATCCGAGGGTAACCGACAAGGAACTAGCGCGCCCGCGCCCAGTCACTTCACGAGGGCCGTGCCCGTTTAGTGGCTGGTAACGGCTGCCGGACAAATGATGCGACACCATGCCATGCTGAAGCCCGTTTGAACCGCCGGCCAAGTCCGGCCACTCGAGAACCGGGCCCCGGTGTGACCCCGGTCCTGaggttggccggtggccaattcGATCGAAATTAGaataggaaaattaaaatgattgtttgaaaCTCGCCACGGCGATGTTTTTGTGGGGGGTTGAAGGGGAAAGAATTGCTTCTAGTTGGCCACCCGCCATGCTGGCGGAGGACTCACGCCCTACCGCGTTGACAATGGCGCGTAAATTGGCCCCTGCTCTGGTCGCCGGGatgctgactgctgctgctgatttgAGGAAAATTTCTCTGCATCAAGAAGCCAACACCCTGATCGCCCGACGATTGCGAAACCAACTATAACGCCACATCTGAAACGGCTGTAATAAGCGGTAACGGTGGAAAACGGGCCACGCCGTGGCGGTGAAAGCGCACTGAACTTGAGCTACATACTGTTGAGGCCCCAAGGAGCACAGTGCGAACGTCAAAACGGCGCGAAATGAAACTGTTTGCGTTGTAAAAGgaattgtaaaaattaaattatgctgaAAACATAACCAACTCAAAGGCACAAACGCTACAGTAAGCAAAGCTAAGTAATTTAAGGTCcttaaatgaatttttaaattctttctTCAGGAACTGTTCGAATGCTTTTGTTATTCAATTGATTGCCCTTTTCCATAATTTTTAagaatattttcaaaatatacTCCTTTTCAACACTCGTTCTTATGTTGGAAAAGGATTGACGAGAACCAAACGACCCATCACCATTGCATTCTAACTCTTCAACAGGGTTCTAAATTCGCGATCGTTTGACAGGCGTAAAAGATTCCTCATGGGCCCTCTCAATCACCTCATCATGCTGGAAAAGTGATCCTCTGCGCGCGGAAACGATGAAAACCGCGCCACGTTTCCCCGACGATGGTTTCCGTTACGCACTCGCGACGCCTAATGGTCGCCCATTGCtgggaattatttttaaaatgaccTTCCTCAGcccttcagctgctgctgctgcgccgggCACCACCTACGGCCGAGCAGATGCACAGATAAAACTGCACTTTTCACACCCAAACCGGTGTGCGTGGGTCCGATTCCCGATTTTCCCGGGCCCGATGGGCCCGATAGTGGGATGTTGATTTGAGAATGAAAGCAAACACGGCGAAGGGACCCGAGCAATCCCCACTgacctactgctgctgctggccgctgctgccggatgcggccggatgcacttttttttcgacgtGCGACCACACCGGGTTTCGGGACCTAAATACTAAAATTAGAACGACGCCCCGATGCCCTAATGCTTCCGCCCGGTTCGGGGTCCGCGATCCGCGACGCGATGCGTTTTCattgcgttttcttttcttttatttggcTAGCGTCGGCGTTGgtcatttatcattattttttgCTTGATCGCCCGTCGCCTTAATCAACCGGACTCACGGTTACGGTGCAAtttcggcaccggaaacgcaccGTGCATCGGCGATCGCTAATGTTTACTTCCGGTTGATGGGGTCCGTTTCCGCCGCAATGTGTCGGATCGATTGGATACGAAAACGGTGAGCAGTCGGCAGTTCGCAACGGTTgaagaaatgataaattgatGAAATTCTATAACGATGGCCATTGATAGTGACACTACTTTAAGactcgtttccatttctttgaTTAAGATTCTAAAAATTGAAACCCCATACAACAACGACTTCATGCCAAATCTATCCCATCTAAGAGGCAATTCTTGAGCGCCTCTGGGTGCCTCTGGGGggattgaaatgcaaatcgcTGGCCGTGTTTTCATTGCATCTGCACTGCACGCGCCGCAGATGCGCCGCCAGTGGACATTGATGCATTACCATGATTAAGTGTCAGCCGCCACACATTTTTTATCCGATTAGAAACGCCTGAGATGCGACAGATCTGAGAAAGCAAGCGGCATTCGAAGCAAACGTAATGCTCGTTAACCAATGTTAGAAATTCAAGAGGCACTTAAATAACATTTGAAACGTTGACCACGTTTGTAAGTCtgattgaaaataattgtaaatGAACCACTGTCCgagttggtgtttgttttctgcgCTGCTCATTATCTGCTCTCGGCCCGTCTGCGCCGATAACTGTTGTCTAGCGTGAACACtagaatgttttattttcccggcTGATAGTTGCTTAAATTATGAATGGTGCCGTGCGCTCGGTTATCATAGGCCCATTAAGGAGTCTAAAGGCCACACAAAACCATGACCAAGGTGTTGTAGAATTCTGTTGCCTCTTTAAGGACCCTCTACCTGAGCGAACCATCCGCAGTCCGATGGATTCGTCATTATATAACAAAATACGATAGGCCGTATCgcacgcaaaaaaaataatacattgTACCGTACGTGGACGTGGAACTGATAAAGGGGCCCACCAACATCGGGAatggtaattaaaattcataagCTTCTCGCCAAACAAGTGcctgttttgcatgttttatAGCCGTGCCGAGATGATAGCGGGATGATCGATTATTACGGGCGCTGGGAACAAAATGGAGCTGGCCATGCTCAAGATTATGCTGCACCGATGCACCTTGCAGGCCCGCTAATCACGGTCCGGAGCGCATGGCGGCAAGTTCCGTGATCAGCTCACCTTTGCACCGACGCCGAACTAGGTCCTGTGTGGCGCTGATAGCGCTGCTCCTGTGGTCCTCCGGTCCGATGGCGGTAACCTTCAGCGTGTGGAACCCATGACCTCGACGCCGCTGCGGTATGTTGGGCGCCCGCGTGAGAAGGAACTTTGTAACATCCACGGATTCTTATCGCATTAGTTTCGGTGTTTTCAATCATCGGTTAACCATTGTCGGGTTCttaatgtgtgttttgttgccgAAGGTCAATGGGCCGATTTGGTAAATATAATTCGGGCGGTCTTATTATTTGATGGTGTTGTTAAGCCACAAAATGGGCAAACAGGAGAGCCAATGCAACAGAGAGTTTTCCATAAAGGATCAGAaacagtttcattttttcgattTGACACTTTTCTCATGA
The nucleotide sequence above comes from Anopheles bellator chromosome 1, idAnoBellAS_SP24_06.2, whole genome shotgun sequence. Encoded proteins:
- the LOC131214917 gene encoding CCAAT/enhancer-binding protein, with translation MESPQMYDTNQIPVRSDIKKLTMAANNSANGTNGTANGASPTSANGANNNNNNNSPTAINQNTLALKQQQQHGPAQQQQQVQQQPQQVVQQQVQQQVQQQLQQTQQQQQQQQQQQQQLGLGPHQTNGTNGLLSGGNLLSKQMLQQIQYSQSELDELTSQEISLDLQHLIDDQFRDPEALGIFTEMVTVGSTNGTMSNPLVQTAAAKALQLQQARLSQHTNGSNSYQRSLAYMPQPVHTGAAYGSTSSDENSSVGSSADSANIKEEPLDPNEYRRQLLANGAAGAASAGAQFMGTVNGYQLPGGAGSGTANGAGPGGVVVNGGGPLGGAGGGTTPSYVTNGNGNSFSNSLTPATVLHHQALPHLSGAASQHLANLTKHSKLMPHVGRKTQQKVVDKGTDEYRRRRERNNIAVRKSREKAKVRSREVEEKVKALLKEKDVLIRKIEEKNNEITLYKQLYMHLMNHSNPEINQICRSALNLSNMSDHM